A single genomic interval of Juglans regia cultivar Chandler chromosome 1, Walnut 2.0, whole genome shotgun sequence harbors:
- the LOC108985778 gene encoding transcription termination factor MTERF8, chloroplastic-like, protein MVHSIALSMQALKSLSIPPPYHFYKRFVSDSIKPFQFLFWYSLSSSTKAKTQILENNSPIADYLINTFKFTETQALSISTRFYWVKSPEKPGSLLLFFQNLGFSESDIRSAVRTSPQILFSDIDKTLKPKIEFFQELGLVGSELGKFISRNSMLLNVSLERRLVPCIEIIKNILSNDEDNQDLFRVLRRCNKVVRGDPQSGLMGNIAFLKSCGIVGSQLSMLLTRQPRLFTIKESKLRDLVSRVLDMGFAVNSRMLVYALYTVSCMSNETFTRKLELFQSSGFSSEECIQMFRKAPGLLRTSEEKLKLGFEFFMNTINLEKSVLVRIPSCLMYSMDKRVMPRYMVLQVINSEKLLKREPSFIHVLSLTEEEFLAKFIAKFGNDAEKLLVAYKGHLLDCSCEDNS, encoded by the coding sequence atggtCCACAGCATCGCACTGTCAATGCAAGCTCTCAAATCCCTCTCCATTCCTCCACCTTACCATTTCTACAAAAGGTTTGTTTCAGACTCGATCAAACCCTTCCAATTTCTCTTCTGGTACTCTCTTTCTTCATCCACCAAAGCCAAAACCCAAATCCTGGAAAATAACTCTCCCATTGCCGATTATCTAATCAACACCTTCAAATTCACCGAAACCCAAGCCCTCTCTATCTCGACCAGATTTTATTGGGTCAAATCCCCCGAGAAGCCCGGGTCCCTACTTCTCTTCTTCCAAAATCTCGGATTCTCCGAGTCGGACATTCGATCCGCAGTCCGCACGTCCCCACAAATTCTGTTCTCTGATATAGACAAGACCCTTAAGCCCAAGATTGAGTTTTTCCAGGAGCTGGGTCTTGTTGGTTCTGAGCTGGGCAAGTTCATTTCCAGGAATTCCATGCTTTTGAACGTGAGTTTGGAGAGAAGATTGGTACCCTGCATTGAAATTATCAAGAATATCTTGTCCAACGATGAGGATAACCAAGACCTTTTCCGCGTTCTTCGGCGGTGCAATAAGGTGGTGAGGGGAGACCCTCAATCAGGGTTGATGGGCAATATTGCCTTCTTGAAGAGTTGTGGTATTGTCGGGTCTCAGCTTTCAATGCTTTTGACTAGGCAGCCTAGGCTTTTTACTATTAAGGAATCCAAGCTTAGAGATCTTGTTTCTCGGGTACTAGACATGGGTTTTGCTGTCAATTCAAGGATGTTGGTTTATGCGCTTTATACAGTTAGTTGCATGAGCAATGAGACTTTCACGAGGAAATTGGAATTGTTTCAGAGTTCCGGGTTTTCTTCAGAAGAATGTATCCAAATGTTTCGAAAGGCACCTGGTTTGCTTAGGACCTCCGAGGAGAAGCTAAAGCTTGGATTTGAGTTCTTCATGAATACCATTAACTTGGAAAAGTCTGTGTTAGTTCGTATACCTTCATGTTTGATGTATAGCATGGATAAAAGAGTGATGCCTCGGTACATGGTTCTGCAGGTTATTAACTCCGAAAAGCTGTTGAAGAGGGAGCCAAGTTTTATTCACGTCTTGTCTTTAACGGAGGAGGAGTTCTTGGCTAAGTTCATAGCGAAGTTTGGAAATGATGCAGAGAAATTGTTGGTAGCTTACAAGGGTCATTTATTGGATTGCTCTTGTGAAGACAACTCTTAA
- the LOC108985779 gene encoding uncharacterized protein LOC108985779, producing MAAIFIYQGTRLHFTSTNHPQSDGQTEVALYGAPPPTLIQYVDGTTHNEAVGMELKSRDEILIMLKKNLLDVQTVSQVSRSKLAARYCGSFKVLECIGEVAYKLELPPNSSVHPIFHVSRLKKYVGPNSQISPVLPLVDSHGIFKMELEAILDRRMTVVDNRPFIELLVKWRGVTKENSTWEPVEQLRAHYPDLVGKVFQREGQLLWSVQ from the exons ATGGCTGCTATATTCATATATCAG GGAACTAGACTACACTTTACCTCTACCAATCATCCACAATCAGATGGACAGACTGAAGTG GCATTATATGGTGCTCCTCCTCCCACTTTAATTCAATATGTTGATGGTACTACTCATAATGAAGCTGTGGGAATGGAATTAAAGTCAAGAGATGAGAtattaattatgttgaaaaAGAATTTGCTTGATGTTCAG ACTGTGAGCCAAGTCAGTAGATCCAAGCTAGCAGCCAGATATTGTGGGTCATTCAAGGTTCTGGAATGCATTGGGGAGGTAGCTTACAAACTTGAGTTGCCACCAAACTCATCAGTTCATCCAATATTTCATGTCTCAAGGCTGAAGAAATATGTTGGGCCTAATTCTCAAATTTCTCCCGTGTTGCCATTAGTTGATTCGCATGGGATTTTCAAGATGGAACTAGAGGCTATACTTGACAGAAGAATGACTGTTGTGGATAACAGGCCTTTTATCGAGCTGTTAGTGAAGTGGCGTGGTGTAACTAAGGAAAATTCCACTTGGGAACCTGTGGAACAGTTGAGAGCTCATTATCctgaccttgtgggcaaggtctttCAAAGGGAAGGGCAGTTGTTATGGTCAGTTCAATAG